Proteins encoded by one window of Acidobacteriota bacterium:
- a CDS encoding MFS transporter — MKLVLRVLILFLILFLATVDNQMLLPLLPLMEEDLAVTVSTLGLLISGYALAAAVFSIFLGPFTDRYGRVLFFRLGLGIFLLSALLSYLTPGFLPLLGLRALTGLAAGLLSTCTASYIGDQFPYQSRGRIMGIVLSSYFAATILGIPAGAALADSVGWRSVFLATAAGAAALVMASWLLPSDKRSGSEGRSVSFSPRQYTRFLAGRDTLAALWVSFAISGGTVCFLAYVSPYLSSRFGLSSLQISQIFAVAGAAALVGSPLAGWLSDRLTKRSVFLVANTALALPLLALTLIGWGWGFFAAVFLIGLGIAFRQTALQTLQTELAETEGRGTFIALRNGFSQMGIATAVFLGGRLYAEWGYPAVTVLAASLTLLASILMLAAVRQR; from the coding sequence ATGAAGCTTGTGCTCAGGGTGCTGATCCTCTTCCTGATACTCTTCCTGGCCACCGTCGACAACCAGATGCTGCTGCCCCTGCTGCCGCTGATGGAAGAAGACCTGGCCGTTACGGTCAGCACCTTGGGACTCTTGATCAGCGGATACGCTCTTGCGGCGGCCGTTTTCAGCATTTTCTTAGGCCCTTTCACCGACCGCTACGGACGGGTGCTCTTCTTCCGCCTGGGACTGGGCATCTTTCTGCTCTCGGCTCTGCTTTCCTACCTCACCCCCGGTTTTCTCCCCCTGCTGGGACTGCGCGCCCTCACCGGACTGGCGGCGGGACTTCTCTCCACCTGCACGGCCAGCTACATCGGCGACCAATTTCCCTATCAGTCGCGCGGACGCATCATGGGAATCGTGCTGTCCTCCTACTTCGCCGCCACTATCCTGGGCATTCCCGCCGGTGCCGCGCTGGCCGATTCGGTCGGATGGCGCAGCGTCTTTTTGGCAACCGCCGCCGGAGCCGCAGCGCTGGTGATGGCCTCCTGGCTGCTGCCTTCGGACAAGCGCAGTGGGTCGGAAGGCCGCTCGGTTTCCTTCTCTCCCCGGCAGTACACCCGCTTCCTGGCTGGACGCGATACCCTTGCCGCCCTCTGGGTATCCTTCGCCATCTCGGGCGGGACCGTCTGCTTCCTGGCCTATGTGTCGCCCTATCTGAGCAGCCGCTTCGGCCTCTCCAGCCTGCAGATCTCGCAGATCTTCGCCGTCGCCGGAGCCGCCGCCCTGGTGGGCAGTCCCCTGGCGGGATGGCTCAGCGACCGCCTCACCAAGCGGAGCGTCTTCCTGGTGGCCAATACCGCTCTGGCCCTGCCGCTGCTGGCCCTGACCCTCATCGGCTGGGGATGGGGCTTCTTCGCCGCCGTCTTTCTCATCGGCCTGGGAATCGCCTTCCGCCAGACCGCCCTTCAGACGCTGCAGACCGAACTGGCCGAGACCGAGGGAAGAGGCACCTTCATCGCCCTGCGCAACGGCTTCTCCCAAATGGGCATCGCCACAGCCGTCTTCCTGGGCGGACGCCTCTATGCCGAGTGGGGATACCCTGCCGTCACCGTCCTGGCCGCCTCTCTCACTTTGCTGGCCAGCATCCTCATGTTGGCGGCCGTCCGCCAACGTTGA
- a CDS encoding glycosyltransferase family 39 protein encodes MNLKLDQYRGWLLAFFCLPLFLSLDTSSIWDANEAFYVRTPQEMLERGEWIVPYFNGETRLNKPPLSYWLVLVVYKIFGVSVVAQRMVIALLAAASVLIVYALGRRLFNPVAGLWGAGVFATTFRFLIISRRLLIDVLLLFCLLAALWFFVNWLRSHKRRDFLYLCAFLGLGMLAKGPVALLPTAAFGLYLLISRRLDDLWKAPLLSGGLLFTAISASWFLLLAWQQGWQPVIDFFLAENLGRFSHLDFGPDRGPFYYVTVFITEFSPWSFAFPFALLAAWKTHRAKGEPAFGQECRPYLLLGLWAAVYFVIFSLSHNKQEYYILPLYPAAAIMVGVFIERGIDWPSRLLAPIPLLLGAAGFGILSWSILLGDELLLGLAPPALLTMAALLLLAGRGRWAVLAMSAFYSLAFLAYLEPLERYKPVRPLCRSIERAAPGSPPIDYRAGYYRLTSPSMAYYLDHPILEVYDPQEALQLFRADRPLYLIMQEGDFHTLQELSGGQLQIVDVQPKLYTTARNLSRVLSSDKDESTPWTRPVYLVTNQRGD; translated from the coding sequence ATGAACCTGAAGCTGGACCAATACCGCGGCTGGCTGCTGGCTTTCTTCTGCCTGCCGCTTTTTCTTTCCCTGGACACCTCCTCCATCTGGGACGCCAACGAGGCCTTTTACGTGCGCACCCCCCAGGAGATGCTGGAACGGGGGGAGTGGATCGTCCCCTACTTCAACGGGGAAACGCGCCTGAACAAGCCCCCCCTGTCTTACTGGTTGGTGCTGGTGGTCTACAAGATCTTCGGAGTCTCGGTTGTGGCCCAGCGCATGGTCATAGCCCTGCTGGCGGCTGCTTCGGTGCTGATCGTCTACGCCCTGGGCAGACGGCTTTTCAATCCCGTGGCGGGGCTGTGGGGGGCGGGGGTATTCGCCACCACTTTTCGATTCCTGATCATCTCGCGCCGGCTGCTCATCGACGTGCTGCTGCTTTTCTGTCTGCTGGCCGCGCTGTGGTTTTTCGTGAACTGGCTTCGTTCGCATAAGCGCAGGGACTTCCTCTACCTGTGCGCCTTTCTGGGGCTTGGCATGCTGGCCAAGGGCCCGGTGGCGCTGCTGCCGACTGCGGCCTTCGGACTCTACCTGCTCATCTCTCGGCGCCTCGACGACCTGTGGAAGGCCCCTCTGCTGAGCGGAGGGCTCTTATTCACGGCCATCAGCGCCTCCTGGTTCCTCCTGCTGGCCTGGCAGCAAGGATGGCAGCCGGTCATCGACTTCTTCCTGGCCGAGAACCTGGGACGCTTTTCCCACCTCGATTTCGGTCCTGACCGGGGACCCTTCTATTACGTGACCGTCTTCATCACCGAGTTCTCGCCCTGGTCCTTCGCCTTCCCTTTTGCCCTCCTGGCCGCCTGGAAGACCCATCGCGCCAAGGGCGAGCCGGCCTTTGGCCAAGAGTGCCGGCCCTACCTGCTCCTGGGACTTTGGGCGGCGGTTTATTTCGTCATTTTCTCCCTCTCCCACAACAAGCAGGAGTACTACATCCTGCCCCTCTATCCCGCCGCCGCAATCATGGTTGGAGTCTTCATCGAACGGGGGATCGACTGGCCCTCCCGCCTGCTGGCCCCCATCCCCCTGCTGCTGGGCGCGGCGGGCTTCGGCATCCTCTCCTGGAGCATCCTGCTGGGCGACGAGTTGCTGCTGGGGCTGGCCCCGCCCGCCCTGCTGACAATGGCGGCGCTGCTGCTGCTGGCAGGACGCGGGCGCTGGGCCGTCCTTGCCATGTCGGCCTTTTATTCGCTGGCCTTCCTGGCCTATCTGGAACCCCTGGAGCGCTATAAACCGGTGCGTCCGCTGTGCCGCAGCATCGAGCGGGCAGCGCCGGGCAGTCCTCCCATCGACTATCGGGCCGGATACTACCGTCTGACTTCGCCCAGCATGGCCTACTACCTCGACCATCCCATCCTGGAGGTCTATGATCCGCAGGAGGCGCTGCAACTTTTCCGTGCCGACCGTCCCCTCTACCTGATCATGCAGGAGGGCGATTTTCATACCTTGCAGGAATTGAGCGGGGGACAACTGCAAATTGTGGATGTGCAGCCGAAGTTGTATACTACCGCGCGAAATCTGAGCCGGGTACTGAGC
- a CDS encoding single-stranded DNA-binding protein yields MINKAILVGNLGRDPEMRYTQSGTPVCNFSVATTENYQDRSGNRQERTEWHNIVTWSKLAEICNQYLSKGRQVYIEGRIQTREWTDKDGNTRRTTEIVANEMKMLGSPGSGGGSGPREEQMGGENSDSMEVGIKDDDIPF; encoded by the coding sequence ATGATTAATAAAGCTATTCTAGTCGGCAATCTGGGACGCGATCCGGAGATGCGCTACACCCAATCGGGCACGCCGGTGTGCAATTTTTCCGTCGCCACCACCGAGAACTACCAAGACCGCAGCGGCAACCGGCAGGAGCGCACCGAGTGGCACAACATCGTCACCTGGAGCAAGCTGGCCGAAATCTGCAATCAGTACCTGAGCAAGGGACGCCAGGTCTACATCGAGGGCCGCATCCAGACCCGCGAGTGGACCGACAAGGACGGCAACACCCGCCGCACCACCGAAATCGTAGCCAACGAAATGAAGATGCTGGGCAGTCCCGGCTCGGGCGGAGGAAGCGGTCCCCGCGAAGAGCAGATGGGCGGAGAGAACAGCGACTCGATGGAAGTCGGCATCAAGGACGACGACATCCCCTTCTGA
- a CDS encoding tetratricopeptide repeat protein: MKKLFTAAALIFLLLAANGAAGTKEELIRLQNDVIQLQNLIRTLVDNQDRTQGSTQDLLEQLNDRTAQLDASIKTMAQAMRDRAKEQQEQSAEWRESFQRLVVKLDDTNNRIAALQHKLEESQMKIQSVRNATPDIGGAAEPDRVYGAAYNDYIMGNYELAIAAFRDFLTQFPDSEYSDNAAYYLGVSQMEQGRCAVAVQAFDEVINLYPGGDKLVPARYKKGVCQSQMGRRQEAIETFQELIKLHPESAEASLARNELERLGVALDEDTP; encoded by the coding sequence ATGAAAAAATTGTTCACCGCCGCCGCCCTCATCTTCCTGCTGCTGGCCGCCAATGGAGCGGCCGGCACCAAGGAGGAACTGATCCGCCTGCAGAACGACGTCATTCAACTGCAGAACCTGATCCGCACCCTGGTCGACAATCAAGACCGCACCCAAGGCTCGACCCAGGACTTGTTGGAGCAGCTCAACGACCGGACCGCTCAACTCGATGCTTCCATCAAGACCATGGCCCAGGCCATGCGCGATCGAGCCAAAGAGCAGCAGGAGCAGTCGGCCGAGTGGCGCGAGTCCTTTCAGCGCCTGGTGGTCAAGCTCGACGACACCAACAACCGCATCGCCGCCCTGCAGCACAAACTCGAGGAAAGCCAGATGAAGATCCAGTCGGTGCGCAACGCCACCCCCGACATCGGGGGTGCGGCCGAACCCGACCGGGTCTACGGAGCCGCCTACAACGACTACATCATGGGCAACTACGAGCTGGCCATTGCCGCCTTCCGCGATTTCCTGACCCAGTTTCCAGACAGCGAGTACTCCGACAATGCCGCCTACTACCTGGGCGTGAGCCAGATGGAGCAGGGACGTTGCGCGGTGGCCGTGCAAGCCTTCGACGAGGTCATCAACCTCTATCCCGGAGGCGACAAGCTGGTGCCGGCCCGCTACAAGAAGGGCGTCTGCCAGTCGCAGATGGGACGCCGCCAGGAGGCCATCGAGACCTTTCAGGAACTCATCAAGCTGCATCCCGAGAGCGCCGAAGCGTCTCTGGCCAGGAACGAACTGGAACGCCTGGGCGTCGCCCTCGACGAGGACACCCCCTGA
- a CDS encoding trypsin-like peptidase domain-containing protein, with product MSRADFWKIVLISSLISSVLVIFALRWPSPPQAEAGVSGAWTSEAPAAPDVPLSEDERINVRVFEDTRQGVVNIVSTSIEYNFFLRPLARQGVGSGFVVDGKGHIVTNYHVIEGAEGLDVTLFDESKYEAEVIGVDPLNDLAVLRIEAPQEKLHPVPLGRSEGLVVGQKVLAIGNPFGLTSTLTTGVISSVGRRIETENTIIDDIIQTDTAINPGNSGGPLLNTAGQVVGVNTLIYSRSGDSAGISFAVPVDTIKRNLPDLIEKGEVQRPWLGVHGIALSRPLARDLRLPVEEGLLIERIEEGSTLDQAGLKGGDRRVTWRRRYRLIIGGDVLYSIDGTVISSEKLLNSVLNNKRPGDKVTIVYIREGERYEKEIELVGRRSSRRRL from the coding sequence ATGAGCCGTGCCGATTTCTGGAAGATCGTACTGATCAGCAGCCTCATTTCCAGCGTGCTGGTGATCTTCGCCCTGCGCTGGCCCTCGCCTCCCCAGGCCGAAGCCGGCGTTTCGGGGGCCTGGACTTCCGAGGCCCCCGCCGCACCCGATGTGCCCCTCAGCGAGGACGAGCGCATCAATGTCCGGGTGTTCGAGGACACCCGTCAGGGCGTCGTCAATATCGTCAGCACCTCGATCGAGTACAACTTCTTCCTGCGTCCCCTGGCCCGCCAGGGCGTAGGCAGCGGATTCGTGGTCGACGGCAAAGGCCACATCGTCACCAACTACCATGTCATCGAGGGCGCCGAAGGGCTCGACGTCACCCTCTTCGACGAAAGCAAGTACGAGGCCGAGGTGATCGGCGTCGATCCGCTCAACGACTTGGCCGTATTGCGCATCGAGGCCCCCCAGGAGAAACTGCACCCCGTCCCGCTGGGGAGGAGCGAGGGGTTGGTGGTGGGACAGAAGGTGCTGGCAATCGGCAATCCCTTCGGACTGACCTCGACCCTGACCACGGGAGTCATCTCCTCGGTGGGACGGCGCATCGAGACCGAGAACACCATCATCGACGACATCATTCAGACCGATACCGCCATTAATCCCGGCAACAGCGGCGGCCCGCTTCTCAATACCGCGGGACAGGTGGTGGGCGTCAACACCCTCATATACTCGCGCAGCGGAGACAGCGCCGGCATCAGTTTCGCCGTCCCCGTCGACACCATCAAGCGCAACCTTCCCGACCTGATCGAGAAGGGCGAGGTGCAGCGTCCCTGGCTGGGCGTCCACGGCATCGCCCTCAGTCGCCCCCTGGCCCGCGACCTGCGTCTGCCCGTGGAGGAAGGACTGCTCATCGAGCGCATCGAGGAAGGCAGCACCTTGGATCAAGCCGGACTCAAAGGCGGAGACCGCCGGGTCACCTGGCGCAGGCGCTACCGGCTCATCATCGGGGGAGACGTGCTCTACTCCATCGACGGCACCGTCATCTCCTCTGAAAAGCTGCTCAACAGCGTCCTCAACAATAAGCGGCCCGGCGACAAGGTGACCATCGTCTACATCCGCGAGGGCGAGCGCTACGAGAAAGAGATCGAACTGGTCGGCCGCCGGTCCAGCCGTCGCCGGCTCTAA
- the mutS gene encoding DNA mismatch repair protein MutS, whose amino-acid sequence MQQLTPMMRQYHEVKQQHPDKLVFFRMGDFYEMFYDDAVLASRELEITLTSRNNDKKGKPIPMAGVPHHAKDNYLNKLVKKGFKVVLCEQVEDPKQAKGLVKREVTQVVTPGTAVEEGLLDSKENNYLASLYLEENGYGAAFLDVSTGEFWVSQFQGQDSIGEAMGEFMHFRPRELVMAEEQEERLMAALPSQTASHLVRTPRADWHFNLDYAQRQLLTHFKVSTLDGFGISGAELAVRAAGALIHYIRETRKSSLGHITGMRFFESARYLKLDESTVENLELVRGADGGRKWTLLSVIDRTQTGMGARLMRSWMLRPSLCLEEIDARLDAVQELRANVEALSGLSDVLKDVYDVERLLSRVTTETANPRDLLSLKASLAKLPLLSEKLQRFSASLLSPFQDHLEDVVDLLEKAVDDQASVSISDGKIIRKGFDEQLDELRRISSSGKGFIAELEAKERERTEISNLKVKYNKVFGYFIEVTKANLDNVPEHYIRKQTLVNCERFITPELKEYEEKVLGAEEKILALERELFLQVRSQVAQEARRIQSAARTIARVDVLAALADAANRYGYSRPRLDQSTLLEVQAGRHPVLELQGNEPFVPNDLRCDNEENQLLILTGPNMGGKSTYLRQNALIVILAQMGSFVPAESARVGLVDRIYTRVGASDNLARGRSTFMVEMIETANILNTASPRSLILLDEVGRGTATFDGLSIAWSVAEYLTTEGARRARTLFATHYHEVTKLEKLYPGVKNYCLTVKESGGDIIFFHRVMEGVANKSYGIEVARLAGLPQAVLERAREVLTKLERKDMDLSGRSRKHHAEEVIDTLQQTLF is encoded by the coding sequence ATGCAGCAGCTCACGCCCATGATGCGCCAGTACCACGAGGTCAAGCAGCAGCATCCCGACAAGCTGGTCTTCTTCCGCATGGGTGATTTCTATGAAATGTTCTATGATGACGCGGTTTTAGCCAGCCGTGAATTAGAGATCACCTTAACTTCCCGCAACAACGATAAGAAGGGAAAGCCCATCCCCATGGCGGGTGTTCCTCACCACGCCAAGGACAACTACCTCAACAAGTTGGTCAAGAAGGGCTTCAAGGTGGTGCTGTGCGAGCAGGTGGAGGATCCGAAGCAGGCCAAGGGCCTGGTCAAGCGGGAGGTCACCCAGGTCGTAACGCCGGGGACAGCCGTAGAAGAAGGCCTTTTGGACTCCAAGGAGAACAACTACCTGGCCTCTCTTTACCTGGAGGAGAACGGTTACGGTGCGGCTTTCCTGGACGTTTCCACCGGCGAGTTCTGGGTCAGTCAGTTCCAGGGGCAGGACAGCATCGGCGAGGCGATGGGCGAATTCATGCACTTTCGCCCCCGCGAACTGGTGATGGCGGAGGAGCAGGAAGAACGCCTCATGGCCGCCCTGCCTTCCCAGACGGCGTCACACCTGGTGCGCACTCCGCGGGCTGACTGGCACTTCAATCTCGATTACGCCCAGCGTCAATTGCTGACTCATTTCAAGGTCTCGACTCTGGACGGCTTCGGCATCAGCGGCGCCGAACTGGCCGTGCGGGCGGCGGGAGCGCTCATCCACTACATCCGTGAAACCCGCAAGTCGTCGTTGGGGCACATCACGGGAATGCGCTTTTTCGAGTCGGCCCGCTACCTCAAGCTGGACGAGTCCACGGTCGAGAACCTGGAACTGGTCAGAGGCGCCGACGGCGGACGCAAGTGGACGCTGCTGAGCGTCATCGACCGCACCCAAACCGGAATGGGCGCCCGTCTGATGCGCTCCTGGATGCTGCGTCCCAGCCTCTGCCTGGAGGAAATCGACGCCCGCCTGGACGCGGTGCAGGAGCTGCGCGCCAATGTCGAAGCACTCTCCGGACTGAGCGACGTCCTGAAGGACGTCTACGACGTGGAGCGCCTGCTCTCGCGCGTGACCACCGAAACCGCCAATCCGCGCGATCTGCTTTCTCTCAAGGCCTCGCTGGCCAAGCTGCCCCTCTTGAGCGAGAAGCTGCAGCGGTTCAGCGCTTCCCTGCTCTCACCCTTTCAGGACCACCTGGAAGACGTCGTGGACTTGTTGGAAAAGGCGGTGGACGATCAAGCCTCGGTCTCCATCTCAGACGGCAAGATCATCCGTAAAGGCTTCGACGAGCAGCTCGACGAACTGCGCAGGATCTCGAGTTCGGGCAAGGGTTTCATCGCCGAACTGGAGGCCAAGGAGCGGGAGCGCACCGAGATTTCCAACCTCAAGGTCAAGTACAACAAGGTCTTCGGCTACTTCATCGAGGTCACCAAGGCCAACCTCGACAACGTTCCGGAGCACTACATCCGCAAGCAGACCCTGGTCAACTGCGAGCGCTTCATCACGCCCGAATTGAAGGAGTACGAAGAGAAGGTTCTGGGAGCCGAAGAGAAAATCCTGGCTCTGGAGAGAGAACTCTTTCTTCAGGTACGGTCCCAGGTGGCTCAAGAAGCGCGCCGCATCCAGTCGGCGGCCCGCACCATCGCCCGGGTGGACGTGCTGGCGGCTCTGGCCGACGCTGCCAACCGCTACGGCTATTCCCGGCCCCGCCTCGACCAATCGACCCTGCTGGAGGTGCAGGCGGGGAGACATCCGGTGCTGGAGCTGCAAGGCAACGAGCCCTTCGTCCCCAACGACCTGCGCTGCGACAACGAAGAGAACCAACTGCTCATCCTCACCGGCCCCAACATGGGCGGAAAGTCCACCTACCTGCGTCAGAACGCTCTCATCGTCATCCTGGCTCAAATGGGCTCCTTCGTGCCTGCCGAAAGCGCCCGGGTGGGACTGGTCGACCGCATTTACACGCGGGTGGGAGCCAGCGACAACCTGGCCCGCGGACGCTCCACCTTCATGGTCGAGATGATCGAGACCGCCAACATCCTCAATACCGCCAGCCCCAGGAGCCTCATCCTCCTCGACGAGGTGGGCCGGGGCACGGCCACCTTCGACGGCCTCTCCATTGCCTGGAGCGTGGCCGAGTATCTGACCACCGAAGGCGCCCGGCGCGCCCGCACCCTCTTCGCCACCCACTACCACGAGGTCACCAAGCTGGAGAAGCTCTATCCGGGCGTCAAGAACTACTGCCTCACCGTCAAGGAGTCGGGAGGCGACATCATCTTCTTCCACCGGGTCATGGAGGGGGTGGCCAACAAGAGCTACGGAATCGAGGTGGCGCGCCTGGCCGGCCTGCCACAAGCGGTGCTGGAGCGCGCCCGCGAAGTCCTCACCAAGCTTGAGCGCAAAGACATGGACCTCTCCGGCCGCTCCCGCAAACACCACGCCGAAGAAGTCATCGACACCCTCCAGCAGACGCTCTTCTGA
- the tsaB gene encoding tRNA (adenosine(37)-N6)-threonylcarbamoyltransferase complex dimerization subunit type 1 TsaB, producing MYLLSLDTATNSGGVALSRNAEVVSVWMCKTPMRYSERVIPWIENVLDAHGLRPHQLDALAVALGPGSFTGIRIGMATAKALAQSLEKPLVGISTLEALAYRYRWSDRLIVPWIDARRQQVFGAAYRIPGLDTEEVLPPSVDAPARWLKKLPEERCLLVGDGAEFYRSTIEAERPGDQVLAGDNQIVESLCQLGYFRYTRGRTSAPESLQALYVRPSDAEIGQTPQGARP from the coding sequence ATGTACCTGCTCAGCCTCGACACGGCCACCAACAGCGGCGGAGTGGCACTCAGCCGCAATGCCGAGGTGGTATCCGTGTGGATGTGCAAGACGCCCATGCGCTACTCGGAGAGGGTCATCCCCTGGATTGAGAACGTGCTGGACGCACACGGCTTGCGCCCCCACCAACTGGATGCCCTCGCGGTTGCGCTGGGACCAGGGTCCTTTACCGGAATCCGCATCGGAATGGCCACCGCCAAGGCCCTGGCTCAATCGCTGGAAAAACCGCTGGTCGGGATCTCGACCCTGGAAGCGCTGGCCTACCGCTACCGCTGGAGCGACCGCCTCATCGTTCCCTGGATCGACGCCCGCCGTCAGCAGGTCTTCGGCGCCGCCTATCGGATACCGGGACTGGACACCGAAGAAGTCCTTCCCCCCAGCGTCGACGCTCCCGCCCGATGGCTCAAAAAGCTGCCCGAGGAGCGCTGCCTCCTGGTGGGTGACGGGGCTGAATTCTACCGCTCCACCATCGAGGCCGAGCGTCCCGGCGACCAGGTGTTGGCGGGAGACAACCAAATCGTGGAAAGCCTCTGCCAGTTAGGCTACTTCCGTTACACCAGGGGACGCACCAGCGCGCCCGAGTCCCTGCAGGCTCTTTACGTGCGGCCTTCCGACGCTGAGATCGGACAGACTCCGCAGGGCGCCCGGCCATGA